The following proteins are encoded in a genomic region of Ornithodoros turicata isolate Travis chromosome 6, ASM3712646v1, whole genome shotgun sequence:
- the LOC135397539 gene encoding galactosylceramide sulfotransferase-like, with product MLRKLKKLRVLLIVAGLTTMYSYQFLSSGERSWKCVARKNVVFLKTHKCASSSIFNLLMRRALEKDLLVAVPKKPPYSHMGYPLHFDPERDMMDFASRGMRPNIMALHMRFNYTAVRQVMPADTVYITIMRNPSDLFLSLFYYFKLYDVYNVNASQFLYEPFLLDVVRNSRVHKSLGFNQMAFDLGAEQHHLENGTVIDSLVRAVDSQFHLVMIAERFLESLVLLKELLCWETDDVITFRQNDMRRKKTPLPRSAAKTLKRSNVADEALYAYFVRKFDLRVEAFGKERMREEVMMLESRLKFWYKRCVHFDYRTRDSQVYEYYMKRQNASTERVMCRRLSLPEQSFTEELRQQALKRLGVIPKIVA from the exons ATGCTACGTAAGCTGAAGAAGCTCCGCGTTCTTCTCATTGTGGCTGGACTCACCACCATGTACAGCTATCAATTCCTCTCTTC AGGTGAAAGGAGTTGGAAATGCGTGGCCAGGAAGAACGTGGTATTTCTGAAGACACACAAGTGCGCCAGCTCTTCCATCTTTAACTTGTTAATGAGACGTGCTCTTGAGAAGGACCTCCTGGTAGCCGTACCCAAGAAGCCGCCCTACAGCCATATGGGATACCCTCTGCACTTCGATCCGGAAAGGGACATGATGGATTTCGCCTCTCGTGGGATGAGGCCTAACATCATGGCACTTCACATGCGATTCAACTACACGGCTGTTCGACAG GTGATGCCGGCAGACACAGTGTACATAACCATCATGCGCAACCCCAGTGACCTCTTCTTATCACTCTTCTATTACTTCAAATTATACGACGTCTACAACGTGAATGCTAGCCAGTTCTTGTACGAACCATTTCTACTTGATGTCGTCCGCAATTCTCGAGTCCACAAGTCACTGGGTTTCAaccaaatggctttcgacctcGGGGCTGAACAACATCACCTTGAAAATGGAACGGTCATCGACTCGCTCGTTCGTGCTGTCGATTCTCAGTTCCACCTTGTGATGATTGCAGAGCGGTTTTTGGAATCTCTGGTTCTCCTCAAGGAGCTGCTTTGTTGGGAAACCGACGACGTCATAACGTTCAGGCAGAATGATATGAGACGCAAGAAGACACCCCTGCCACGGTCTGCTGCGAAAACATTGAAGCGATCGAATGTGGCAGACGAAGCTCTGTACGCCTATTTCGTCCGAAAATTCGACCTCAGAGTCGAAGCGTTCGGGAAAGAACGTATGCGTGAAGAGGTTATGATGTTAGAGAGTAGGCTCAAATTTTGGTACAAGCGGTGTGTCCACTTCGATTATAGGACACGAGACTCTCAAGTTTACGAATACTACATGAAACGGCAGAATGCTTCGACAGAAAGAGTGATGTGTCGCCGTCTGTCACTCCCGGAGCAATCTTTCACAGAGGAGTTACGTCAGCAAGCACTCAAACGCTTAGGTGTTATTCCCAAGATTGTGGCTTAA
- the LOC135398773 gene encoding CYFIP-related Rac1 interactor B-like isoform X1 yields the protein MLRRSCKKRRVMGNLLRLLSRDDTPKYDVFVDFENAEPSESEEDTYYIVQDVLQHSRDILLELQMYKGAGNEIREAIANPRSEARQMKAWEAVLPLVSKLKQFYVFSQSLEDIVPRILWELCSGPRTPREHLEMQQALVKQFAEILDFVLKFDDLKMTNPAIQNDFSYYRRTVSRLRLANQDGIEENLDVPNELANHMSLFYAHATPMLKVLSDATSRFVTENKDLPIENTTETLGTMAKVCQRMVDNREFCSRFKSEETILFVLRVMVGVIILYDHVHPQGAFTKTSHIDVKKSIRVLREQPPNVVEGLLNALRYTTRHLNDETTPKNIKALLA from the exons ATGCTACGTCGCTC ATGTAAGAAGCGGAGGGTCATGGGGAACCTTCTACGATTGCTATCGAGAGATGACACACCCAAGTATGATGTCTTCGTTGACTTTGAGA ATGCTGAGCCTTCAGAATCGGAGGAGGACACATATTACATTGTGCAAGATGTCCTGCAACACTCCAGGGACATTTTATTGGAACTACAAATGTACAAAGGAGCTGGGAACGAGATTAGAGAG GCTATAGCAAATCCACGCAGTGAAGCGCGTCAGATGAAAGCGTGGGAAGCTGTATTGCCACTGGTGTCTAAGCTAAAGCAGTTTTATGTCTTCTCTCAAAGCCTAG AGGATATCGTCCCACGTATCTTGTGGGAACTCTGTTCTGGCCCACGCACTCCACGAGAACACCTCGAAATGCAACAGGCACTAGTCAAGCAGTTTGCAGAGATTCTGGACTTTGTGCTCAAATTTGATGACCTCAAG ATGACGAACCCGGCAATTCAGAATGACTTCAGCTACTACCGGAGGACAGTCAGCAGGTTACGGCTCGCAAATCAG GATGGCATCGAGGAGAACCTGGACGTTCCAAATGAGTTGGCCAATCACATGTCACTGTTCTATGCTCACGCAACCCCCATGCTGAAGGTGTTGAGCGACGCCACCTCCCGTTTTGTGACAGAAAATAAAGACCTTCCCATCGAGAACACAACCGAGACATTGGGCACAATGGCCAAGGTCTGTCAGAGGATGGTGGACAACAG AGAATTTTGCTCCCGCTTCAAGAGTGAAGAGACGATCCTCTTTGTCCTGAGAGTCATGGTTGGAGTGATAATCCTCTATGACCACGTTCACCCACAGGGGGCGTTCACCAAGACTTCACACATTGAT GTGAAGAAGTCAATCCGTGTCCTCCGAGAGCAGCCACCGAATGTTGTTGAAGGATTGCTGAATGCGCTTAG GTACACGACCAGGCACCTGAATGATGAAACTACCCCGAAGAACATTAAGGCTCTTCTAGCTTGA
- the LOC135398773 gene encoding CYFIP-related Rac1 interactor B-like isoform X2: MGNLLRLLSRDDTPKYDVFVDFENAEPSESEEDTYYIVQDVLQHSRDILLELQMYKGAGNEIREAIANPRSEARQMKAWEAVLPLVSKLKQFYVFSQSLEDIVPRILWELCSGPRTPREHLEMQQALVKQFAEILDFVLKFDDLKMTNPAIQNDFSYYRRTVSRLRLANQDGIEENLDVPNELANHMSLFYAHATPMLKVLSDATSRFVTENKDLPIENTTETLGTMAKVCQRMVDNREFCSRFKSEETILFVLRVMVGVIILYDHVHPQGAFTKTSHIDVKKSIRVLREQPPNVVEGLLNALRYTTRHLNDETTPKNIKALLA; this comes from the exons ATGGGGAACCTTCTACGATTGCTATCGAGAGATGACACACCCAAGTATGATGTCTTCGTTGACTTTGAGA ATGCTGAGCCTTCAGAATCGGAGGAGGACACATATTACATTGTGCAAGATGTCCTGCAACACTCCAGGGACATTTTATTGGAACTACAAATGTACAAAGGAGCTGGGAACGAGATTAGAGAG GCTATAGCAAATCCACGCAGTGAAGCGCGTCAGATGAAAGCGTGGGAAGCTGTATTGCCACTGGTGTCTAAGCTAAAGCAGTTTTATGTCTTCTCTCAAAGCCTAG AGGATATCGTCCCACGTATCTTGTGGGAACTCTGTTCTGGCCCACGCACTCCACGAGAACACCTCGAAATGCAACAGGCACTAGTCAAGCAGTTTGCAGAGATTCTGGACTTTGTGCTCAAATTTGATGACCTCAAG ATGACGAACCCGGCAATTCAGAATGACTTCAGCTACTACCGGAGGACAGTCAGCAGGTTACGGCTCGCAAATCAG GATGGCATCGAGGAGAACCTGGACGTTCCAAATGAGTTGGCCAATCACATGTCACTGTTCTATGCTCACGCAACCCCCATGCTGAAGGTGTTGAGCGACGCCACCTCCCGTTTTGTGACAGAAAATAAAGACCTTCCCATCGAGAACACAACCGAGACATTGGGCACAATGGCCAAGGTCTGTCAGAGGATGGTGGACAACAG AGAATTTTGCTCCCGCTTCAAGAGTGAAGAGACGATCCTCTTTGTCCTGAGAGTCATGGTTGGAGTGATAATCCTCTATGACCACGTTCACCCACAGGGGGCGTTCACCAAGACTTCACACATTGAT GTGAAGAAGTCAATCCGTGTCCTCCGAGAGCAGCCACCGAATGTTGTTGAAGGATTGCTGAATGCGCTTAG GTACACGACCAGGCACCTGAATGATGAAACTACCCCGAAGAACATTAAGGCTCTTCTAGCTTGA